From Symphalangus syndactylus isolate Jambi chromosome X, NHGRI_mSymSyn1-v2.1_pri, whole genome shotgun sequence, the proteins below share one genomic window:
- the LOC129475559 gene encoding putative uncharacterized protein CXorf42, with the protein MSRFRGCSSSSVRFCSAEREASGSGRGNVLQLVQEPQAQQSRPFPAGAQLSLELLFSGLGNEMSSAKAPETSPAAPTCGRILKSGCLRRGASLSLLPPPAPIAATTHAPTGRGEGGESVAEGKEW; encoded by the coding sequence ATGTCCCGTTTTCGAGGCTGCAGTAGCTCCAGTGTCCGGTTCTGTAGTGCCGAGAGGGAGGCCTCGGGCTCCGGGCGGGGGAATGTGTTGCAGTTAGTCCAAGAGCCCCAAGCCCAGCAAAGCCGCCCGTTCCCCGCTGGGGCGCAACTCTCACTGGAACTCTTGTTCTCTGGACTGGGGAATGAAATGAGCTCAGCCAAGGCTCCCGAAACCAGCCCTGCCGCTCCCACTTGTGGTCGCATTCTCAAGAGCGGCTGTCTGCGCCGCGGGGCATCACTTTCGCTTCTGCCTCCTCCTGCGCCTATTGCGGCAACTACTCACGCTCCTACTGGACGAGGAGAGGGAGGTGAATCCGTGGCAGAG